In Cyclopterus lumpus isolate fCycLum1 chromosome 2, fCycLum1.pri, whole genome shotgun sequence, the genomic stretch TGGAATGCGCTGCATCCTGCTGCAGGCGCTGCGTAAAGTGGAGAAAGAGCGAGTCTTCGTTTCCTCTCAAGTTGGAGCATTCCCAAACTAGAGTGGAGTGAGAACATAGTTGAAGTGTGCACGCGCGTGCGTctaagtgtgagtgtgcgtgtgtgtgggggggtgggggggggggttcagaaaCCTTTATATCAGCTCTTGCATGCTGTATGTTTTGGTTTCATGTCAAAATAGTTTATTATTAACGACTTTTTGAGAGTCGAGTTCGAGACCCGCGATGGGAAAGAGTTTGAACTGAACCTCATTAGTGTTTCCTGGTGCttttggaatatatatatataaatttctATGATTAATAAGCTAATTGTCACAATTAggcgagcagacagaagagatCATCAGAGAGGCGGGAGGTCGCGcgcacaaaaagacagaaagacatgaTTTAGCCAGTGGAAATTGACATATTAATCCTCGCCTCCCATTAACCCACCTCGCCGTCAGTGAAGCCTGCTGCGGGCTATTATTAGCCGATCATAAGTGAGCCATATAGGATTCATATGCCTTTCTTTATACACCTGCGCACGGGGCTGTGCTCCAGACCTTTTGTTTGGCACAGGTGCTCGTGGAGGAGCTCAGTGATGCAGAGGCTGTAGAGATATgttctgcgtgcgtgtgtgttgtttttaaggagtgtgtgtgtgtgtgtgtgtgtgtgtgtgtgtgtgtgtgtgtgtgtgtgtgtgtgtgtgtgtgtgtgtgtgtgtgtgtgtgtgtgtgtgtgtgtgtgtgtgtgtgtgtgtgtgtgtgtgtgtgtgtgtgtgtgtgtgtgtgtgtgtgtgtgtgtgtgtgtgtgtgtgtgtgagaaagagataCTCTGccatagagggagagagagagagggagagacggagcaTGTGTGGCCCCGGTGTGTGAAAGTGTAGgaaatatgaaaaggggcatgGAGCCCCTGAGAAGGAGGCTCcatgcctcacacacacacacacacacacgtatgcacacaGCACAGTACGTGACGTGACACCGATAACAGCTGAGATAGATTTGACTCTTCTAAAAACAGtccgctgggggggggggggggtaaacacaGAGGGATattatagaagaagaaaaacacggTCTTACGCGTTTGGAGAGTTTATTGAAATCAGTCATCACCTGGGGAGGAAGGAGGCGGTATTGCCCTGAACTGTGACCACACTCcaattgggggaggggggagcaaGAACAACAGCCATATGGAGCAATAGTGCATACGTGATAAGTGAAGATAATGTGCCACAGATGTATAGGCGTAGACCGTCGCAGCATCCTTGGCTCTCTCCATTGTTGCTGCCTTCACGCTATGCAGCGTATTCTAACCGCGGAGCACGCTCAATGGGAAACAGTGATCATTTGATGGGACTGTCAAAATACATCAGTGTGGGGAGGAGTCAAAGGGAAGGAGAACCAATCAGCAGAGACGTGGTTTCCTGTGGATCGGTGCACATTTCATCGTCGGAGCCTGCTGGACAGATATGAATGAGTAGGTCTCGAAAGGAAACGTTAGAGTTGAActatgaaataataaatcatattataataaatcataaatcaGCAATATGTTCTATTTTGATCTGTTAAAGACAATTAATTCCAGCGTTATTCCATATTATACCACTAAAAAATTGAATTAACCAGATTTCTGAACGTGATTAAACTCAGCGATAACAGAAGTGGTTGAATCGGTTTGCAAATCTGCAGGGTTCAAGACAAatacagcacgcacacacacacacgcgcgcgcgcacacacacagagagacacagagagggagagggagagtacCCTGGCTGCAACTGTAAACATCCCTGTAAGAGCAACATATTTTTACAATGAAGAGGAATATTAGATTATTGAGAcatgctttttcttcttgtgcCTCAAGGAAAGGGCTCCCTCTCTAAACTATGAGGTATGGCGATACCATGGGTTTGCCTAATAGTGTAATACATATACTTCATCTGAGAATCAGGAGAGTTGTAATTGAGGCCATTTGCAATAGTTCAATAAATTCCTGGTTCCTAATCATTCTCATGTCATGGACCCCTAAACGGACGCAGATGGCGTTAGTGAGAGATTATACAGAAAATGGTCAAATGTGTGATTATAATGGGATAAACACAGGTGAAATATAGTAAGAAATCTGTTTCACATGTTTGTTAGgcaatacatgaacacatgtaaaGGGCTATGGATCTTTGAGCATTATAGTTTCTAAACCGATATTCATGATGCAACTCATACACATGGTCCACACAGACATCGGCTACCCGTAGTCGAGGcatgtgttgctgtgttgttaAAACGTGATGCATGCTAAAAAAGTACTAATCATATGTATTCAATCTAATTTACCAACCGGATGAAGGCCAATTAGTTGCATGGTAATATTTACATATTGATCTAcgtttattctttttattatatttttattgttatattgtttcattctatgtttattgttatgcacctttcaccgagtcaaacTACTCGTATGTTCAACGTACTCTACGACATCTGCTGGCCACTTTCTGAAATTACACTACCAGTACAGTGTCCGTGAGGGACCATATCAACTTAATGAATTGCGTTTTCCATGCTGCCTTCAGTGCTCTGTGAAATATCGGGTATAGTTATTTTTGCATACATAAATGATCCAACAAAGCAATACAATGCTACATAGTCGATACATTAATGTATTTACTCGGCTGAGTTTTGCCTAATGCACTGACGCATATcatgagaataataatatttggaTAAACTCTTAAAATCTcgttatttttaaattaataataaaaacctaATGTGGACATTGTGAGCTATTCACATCCTAACTTTACATTCGTAATTAGCTTCCAGCTTGGTTTTGCAGTGAATGtgtactgcaaaaaaaaaaaaaaaaaaaaaaggcattcacAACCATATTCCACAACCCACAGGTTCGATAGGGCAAATTACGAGGAGTCCCTGAAGGCAGCAAGTGGATGTTGCATTCATCCCGCAATAGCGCCATCCCTCCAAACGTGTGTTTTGGTGAGAGAGACCCCCTCGCAGGAAAGCGTCTGGCAACGAAAGGGTTAAGGAGTGTATAGGGTCCAGATTGATGCCCCCTCTCACACACGTCGCCATGAACAAATGAATTCGCGGGGAATCAAGTTCTCATTTCGCAAAGGAGAAAGAGTCCTGTGCTTTGAACCCGACCCCAGCAAGGCGAAAGTGTTGTATGACGCTAAGGTAATACTTTGTATTCGCAATGTGGCTCTTCGGGTGTTTTCGACTTTTTTGGGCCAAACGAATGCTTAATTTAGGAAGAAGCGGGGCCGGTTCGTGTGAAGAGTCACCCGGGCCTCAATGAAATGACGTTAACTGTCAGTTTCGTGCACAATGTGCCGCGATGAAACGTCAACAGTTACTTGCGTTGGTTTCCGGGTTCGTTCGTTACACACGTTTCCTCTTCCACACGCGAGGTTAAGCTCGTTAGTAACTATGATATGCTGTTGCAGCCGAGAACTATTACCAATGCATGCATTAGAGACATATTATATGGCATTAATAGTAAAGTGGTATTTCACCCAAAGTAGTATAACGCCGacagcaaataaacaaatgtactgTTGCTTTtactattttcattttcattccgTGGgagcaacaaaacaacattgtgaATGTGTTTAACGCAGACTGTAGTGTCGCAGCCGGTGTTACGGTCCAACAGGCGACCGTGTTAACCGGCGACTTTCAGCCGAACGCGCCTGTTCTAGTCGTATTTACGACAGCTGTTGAATAAGAGGGTTTGACGTCGTTTTGAAACGATAAACAATGCGGCATTCACGTGGCCAGCTGCGTGTTATTGTCCTATTTCAACAGCTGTCGTAATTACGACAACAACAGGCGCGTTCGGCTAAGAGTCGCCAGCTAACACGGTCGCTTGTTAAACCGCAACACCTGCTGGCGAGCAAGCTAACGCTAACGGAGGGTTTGTTTACATCGACGCATTCTAGCCCGAACTGCATGTCCGTGAGTTGCATTGGCGTGAGAAGCTCCAcgtgttttaaattaattatttaaacaatGTAAAATCACACTTAAAGTGTCAAGAGGACGAGGAATGCTCCGTTTTATTGTGAACGGTTACGTTAAATCTGTAAGCGTCGTTTCAGTGCTAAAGCTGGCCTGTTAGCCGCTAACGAGGGATACGTGTTGTGTGATTGGGTTTGGACATTTGCTGTATTTTGGATATCTCCTTCCAGTCCCGAGCTACACTGCAAGTCAGTCACGTCGCAGTTCATGAGGTTATAGGTTATGATAGTTACAGAATAGCTATTCCCCCATTCAGAATATAATTTGGAAccaatgttttattatgtaaTATCGTGATTTGGGAAGAACATCAGGGAGCacaacaaaatgtgtaaaaactaCCTGTTTAAATTCAAGGAACTGAAAGTATAAGTCTCGTGTCATGGGTTAGTGAGTAAATCACATACACTCTGCAGACTTTAATGTGACCTGAGTTTGGAGTGTCCTTCAAAACCCACAGAAGCCTTGAGCAAGCAGAACCATTCTTACCGTGTGCCCGTTCACATCACAGGTCCTTGATGTCTTGATTTCTAAAGATGAACTTGGAAGAAGGATCCCAAAGTTCCTGATTCACTTCGACGGTTGGAACAGGAGGTAAGACTAGTcgctgttgccccccccccccccccccccccccctccctccccacacactTAAAGATGCCATACTCATTGTAGTGTTTATCATTGCAAAAATCTCATGTTCATCGACTTGTGTAATGAAATAGATGTGAAAACACTGCTGTCAACCCATGCAGGTCTGtgtgattttcatttttattttctgaatgtgtgtgtgtgtgtttgggtagCTGGGATCGTTGGGCTGCAGAGGATCATGTCCTAAGGGACTCTGAGGAAAACCGTAAATTGCAACATAAACTGGCACGCAAAGCTCTAGGTCGCATGTAAGTTCATCTTATGTTCATTCATTCAGCCACGCAGGTCAACGCCATCCAAAATGTTTTGATCGCCGAGTGTATTTTCTTGCATGTGTATCACGTAGGTCTCTCTGATTTAGAGAGAGTAGCATCACAGAATGGCTTTTGCTACTTTTTATCATCAGGCTTGAAAAGCTTTGCTGCGCGCCTGCGAACACACTGTACATGACACCTGTGACTCCACTGCATGCCGACGTCTGTTCCGTGTCCACGTGCTTTAGGATTCAACCTTTCTGCTAGTTTGCTCTGTCTTTAGACGAGACTGATGCTGAGACCGTgtgcgttttctttttctttctttttcctggcggtaggaagagaaagggaggatGGGCCAAGAGGCGGCGTCGTCAGTCTGGTACTAAATCGTCTCTGAAGCCTCTGCCCAAGGAGGACGACAGCGATGACGCATGTGAGGAAGCCTTCTCCGGccgcttgtgtttttttgctccCAGCCTCCCGCCTGCAATCAAATGAATCCCTCCGAATTCTTCCGTCTCTAGGTTTGATTTCATCTTCGGGGAGCAGTGACGGGGACGACTCTGACCCTGATTCTTCGAATAGCGGGGAAAGCACCTTCTCTGAGGATATCAACAAAATGGTGAAGTGGATCAGCTCAGTTTCCATTGAAGACTTCTGCATATATAGACCAAGATTTGCATGTTAGGCCTTGAGCTGATGTTATCTGCCACCAGAAAATGAACTTTTTATTTCCTCCGTTCCCGTCGTAGCACATTCGTTTCTGCAGACCATTTCCCTGAAGGGTCATATCTCATGTGTTTCAGAGGGTTGAGCCCGACATTAATGTCAAAAGGGAATGTGAAGAGAAGATCGTCCACGTTGACATCAGCATCCCCGATGCTCTGAAGAAGAAACTGGAGGATGACTGCTTTTACATCAACAAGAGAAAGAAGGTACATGCGGCCGATGCCAGGCAGGTGTTTTGTTAAGATCGCCATACTGGTACATCCGGTAGGCGCGGGAAGATGGGAGACCCTTGCTCACATTGAACTGACCTGAGGCGTGTCCTTAATTGGCCATATTCTTTCCCCACCTAGCTGGTCATGGTTCCCTGTCAGACGAATGTCGTGCACATCCTCGAGTCCTACGTCAAGCACTTTGCCATCAACAAAGCCTTCATGGCCAACGAGAGGTACCGGCGTCAGCAGACCACCACACAGAGCAGCAGCCCACAGCCAGTCCCTCCAGAAAAGAGGTGAGCCCGCGCTCGCCATTTGTATGACTACCAAAATGTCGGTAGGATGATTTCTACGTCTGGCCCAGCTGAGGTGGCTTAACGTGATTATGCACATCAACTAattctttaatttcctttttttagtgAGGAGCTGTGTAAGGAGATGGTCGACGGCCTGAGGATCACGTTTGACTTCACCTTACCCATGATCCTCCTCTACCCCTGTGAACAAGCCCAGTTCAAGAAGGTCAGCTCCTCCAGGCTTTTCCTGGCCGTCAACGAAAGCTCCCCCTGCTCCAGCAAGTGAGTGTGAGCGCCGATAAATCAAGTCTCCGTTTTGTCTCAGAAAACCCACTGCCTGGCTTGCGGTGGGCTGCATTTGACTGTTGAGCCCTTGTCTCCTCCCGTGTGTATCTGAAGCGCCCAACGGGACCGCAGCCCGAGCCCGTTGGGGCACAACCCACCCACCCCGCAGTCCACGGACAGCCAGCCTGCACTGAGCGACATCTCCGTCACCACGCCCACCGCCACAGCCCCTACCCCGAAGCGCCGGCGTCACCCTGACATGGACTGTATCTCATTCCAGTCCCAGTCACTCAGGCGCTCCACCAGGAACACGTCTGGAGGCGACCGGCCCGCTGAAGGAAGCAGTGGAGGTAATTGCTTGTTTTTAGAAACTACTATTTTTGTATGCTTTATTTGTAATatgtgtgattaaaaaaaacacaaaaaaaacaatgcatacACTTGTGAGCTGCTTGTGCATGTATCGATACAATGTGTGTAATGATTAAGGTGGAGGCAGTGCGACGGCCTCCCCGCAGCTCAAGCGCCGTTTGGTCGACACCACATCCCAGCCCAAGTTCTTCCTCAACCTCGACAGAAGTAAGAAATACCACTTcaaataatactttttatttttattttttattggccTTATCTTAGTCAGAATGATGTCAATACAAATGACACATTCAATGTAATATTGTCAAGTGTATTAACAAACTTTTGTATTTGTAGTAACCCATTTTGCCCAGTAGATGGTGTTGTCCTACTTCTCTGCTCTCACATTCATCCCCTTCCAAGTGCCCAAAGAACTAATACTTTGTGCCCTCAAAGGTTTCCGTTGCTCGCATACATCTGTCATATTTCAGCAGGGATAAGCAACACCGCGTGAACGTGTCTTTAACGGTGCCGTTTCTCTGTTCTTTCAACCTTTTACCCAGAAACCCCAGTGCACAGTGGCTCATCTTCCCCGTTGCCCTTGACGCCAAGCAAAGAGCGAAGTGGGCCCTTCTACGGCCTCGAGAGCCGGAGAAACAATGAGCTTAATGAGGtgatgaaagtgtgtgtttgtgtgtgtgatgaaccTACTATTATCTGGA encodes the following:
- the LOC117745327 gene encoding male-specific lethal 3 homolog isoform X1, with protein sequence MNSRGIKFSFRKGERVLCFEPDPSKAKVLYDAKVLDVLISKDELGRRIPKFLIHFDGWNRSWDRWAAEDHVLRDSEENRKLQHKLARKALGRMKRKGGWAKRRRRQSGTKSSLKPLPKEDDSDDACLISSSGSSDGDDSDPDSSNSGESTFSEDINKMRVEPDINVKRECEEKIVHVDISIPDALKKKLEDDCFYINKRKKLVMVPCQTNVVHILESYVKHFAINKAFMANERYRRQQTTTQSSSPQPVPPEKSEELCKEMVDGLRITFDFTLPMILLYPCEQAQFKKVSSSRLFLAVNESSPCSSNAQRDRSPSPLGHNPPTPQSTDSQPALSDISVTTPTATAPTPKRRRHPDMDCISFQSQSLRRSTRNTSGGDRPAEGSSGGGGSATASPQLKRRLVDTTSQPKFFLNLDRKTPVHSGSSSPLPLTPSKERSGPFYGLESRRNNELNEVLSWKLTPDNYPLHDQPPPPSYLYGAQHLLRLFVKLPEILGKMQIPERNLRALVKHVELFLRFLAEFHEDFFPESAYVSASEAHYSMKQPRPIY
- the LOC117745327 gene encoding male-specific lethal 3 homolog isoform X2, translating into MSVLDVLISKDELGRRIPKFLIHFDGWNRSWDRWAAEDHVLRDSEENRKLQHKLARKALGRMKRKGGWAKRRRRQSGTKSSLKPLPKEDDSDDACLISSSGSSDGDDSDPDSSNSGESTFSEDINKMRVEPDINVKRECEEKIVHVDISIPDALKKKLEDDCFYINKRKKLVMVPCQTNVVHILESYVKHFAINKAFMANERYRRQQTTTQSSSPQPVPPEKSEELCKEMVDGLRITFDFTLPMILLYPCEQAQFKKVSSSRLFLAVNESSPCSSNAQRDRSPSPLGHNPPTPQSTDSQPALSDISVTTPTATAPTPKRRRHPDMDCISFQSQSLRRSTRNTSGGDRPAEGSSGGGGSATASPQLKRRLVDTTSQPKFFLNLDRKTPVHSGSSSPLPLTPSKERSGPFYGLESRRNNELNEVLSWKLTPDNYPLHDQPPPPSYLYGAQHLLRLFVKLPEILGKMQIPERNLRALVKHVELFLRFLAEFHEDFFPESAYVSASEAHYSMKQPRPIY
- the LOC117745327 gene encoding male-specific lethal 3 homolog isoform X3, with translation MKRKGGWAKRRRRQSGTKSSLKPLPKEDDSDDACLISSSGSSDGDDSDPDSSNSGESTFSEDINKMRVEPDINVKRECEEKIVHVDISIPDALKKKLEDDCFYINKRKKLVMVPCQTNVVHILESYVKHFAINKAFMANERYRRQQTTTQSSSPQPVPPEKSEELCKEMVDGLRITFDFTLPMILLYPCEQAQFKKVSSSRLFLAVNESSPCSSNAQRDRSPSPLGHNPPTPQSTDSQPALSDISVTTPTATAPTPKRRRHPDMDCISFQSQSLRRSTRNTSGGDRPAEGSSGGGGSATASPQLKRRLVDTTSQPKFFLNLDRKTPVHSGSSSPLPLTPSKERSGPFYGLESRRNNELNEVLSWKLTPDNYPLHDQPPPPSYLYGAQHLLRLFVKLPEILGKMQIPERNLRALVKHVELFLRFLAEFHEDFFPESAYVSASEAHYSMKQPRPIY